One Mangifera indica cultivar Alphonso chromosome 4, CATAS_Mindica_2.1, whole genome shotgun sequence genomic region harbors:
- the LOC123213036 gene encoding ABC transporter G family member 21, which translates to MMPPDRQENNTINLTNRTDNVLVHAEPSMSANNVSPYSEDPISAQRREATPARFSILRQSLHPVTLKFKDVAYTISLTTSKGTNYFASNHPKATRNVLNGVSGIVKPGELLAMLGPSGSGKTTLLTALAGRLPGKVSGTITYNGQAFSSSVKRKTGFVTQDDVLYPHLTVLETLTYAALLRLPKNLSREKKIEQVELVIVQLGLTRCRNNVVGGPLFRGVSGGERKRVSVGQEMLVNPNLLLLDEPTSGLDSTTAQRIVATLRGLARGGRTVITTIHQPSSRLYRMFDKVVVLSEGCPIYSGLASQAMEYFGSIGYVSGFNFLNPADFLLDLANGIAPDVKQDDQQEFHGRLDNHDDQNSTKEFLISSYRKNLHPALQAEIRQNSQDPSLSTSGVSSSRRCKNQWTTTWWEQFKVLLRRSLQERRHESYSGLRIFQVMSVAILSGLLWWHSDTSHIQDQVGLLFFFSIFWGFFPLFNAIFAFPQERPMLVKERSSGMYRLSSYYFARMAGDLPMELVLPTIFVTVTYWMGGLKPSLITFLLTLFIILFNVLVSQGLGLALGAILMDVKQATTLASVTMLVFLLAGGYYIQHIPPFIAWLKYISFSYYCYKLLLGVQYSVNEVYECGLGMHCRVMEFPAIKYLGLNNLWWDVAALTIMLVGYRVLAYAALKMGQPH; encoded by the exons ATGATGCCCCCTGATCGGCAAGAAAATAACACCATTAATCTCACTAACCGAACCGACAACGTTTTGGTTCATGCTGAACCATCCATGTCTGCCAACAATGTAAGCCCATATTCTGAGGATCCAATCTCAGCCCAAAGACGAGAAGCAACCCCAGCTAGATTTTCCATTCTTCGTCAATCCTTACACCCCGTAACACTCAAG TTTAAAGATGTCGCATATACAATTAGCTTGACCACCAGCAAGGGAACAAACTATTTCGCTTCAAATCATCCCAAGGCGACAAGAAATGTACTCAATGGCGTCAGTGGTATTGTTAAACCTGGTGAGTTGCTAGCAATGCTCGGTCCGTCTGGCAGCGGCAAGACGACTCTTTTAACCGCTCTTGCAGGTCGCTTACCGGGAAAGGTTTCAGGCACAATTACATACAATGGTCAAGCATTTTCTAGCTCTGTGAAACGCAAAACAGGCTTTGTTACACAAGATGATGTGTTGTATCCACACCTCACTGTGCTAGAGACGCTAACATATGCTGCTTTGTTAAGGCTACCAAAGAATCTCTCTAGAGAAAAGAAGATCGAACAGGTTGAGTTGGTTATCGTGCAGCTTGGTTTAACAAGATGCAGAAATAATGTAGTGGGAGGACCTCTCTTTCGCGGAGTATCCGGCGGTGAACGTAAGAGGGTTAGTGTTGGACAAGAGATGTTGGTTAATCCGAATTTATTGTTACTTGATGAACCTACTTCAGGGCTTGATTCCACCACGGCTCAGCGCATTGTGGCTACATTAAGAGGCCTGGCAAGAGGTGGGAGGACCGTGATTACAACAATTCATCAACCTTCAAGCAGATTGTACAGGATGTTTGATAAGGTGGTCGTTTTATCTGAGGGTTGCCCCATTTATAGCGGCCTTGCAAGTCAAGCCATGGAGTATTTTGGTTCCATAGGATACGTGTCTGGCTTCAATTTCTTAAACCCAGCTGATTTTCTGCTTGATCTTGCTAATG GTATAGCTCCAGATGTAAAACAGGATGATCAGCAGGAGTTTCACGGCAGATTAGATAACCATGATGATCAAAATTCAACTAAAGAGTTTCTAATTTCATCCTACAGAAAGAACCTGCATCCCGCCTTACAGGCAGAGATTCGCCAGAATTCCCAAGATCCTAGTCTTTCTACATCAGGAGTATCCTCATCAAGAA GGTGTAAGAATCAATGGACCACCACCTGGTGGGAACAGTTTAAAGTGCTGCTGAGAAGGAGTTTACAGGAGAGGAGACATGAATCATATTCAGGCTTAAGAATTTTCCAGGTCATGTCTGTTGCAATTCTTTCAGGCCTCTTATGGTGGCATTCTGACACTTCTCATATACAAGATCAG GTTGGActcctctttttcttctccatctTTTGGGGATTCTTCCCTTTGTTCAATGCTATATTTGCCTTCCCTCAAGAGCGACCAATGCTTGTTAAAGAACGTTCATCCGGCATGTACCGTCTCTCTTCCTATTACTTTGCAAGGATGGCTGGTGACTTACCGATGGAGCTAGTTCTCCCAACTATCTTTGTCACTGTTACATATTGGATGGGAGGTCTTAAGCCTTCATTGATAACATTTTTATTGACCCTTTTCATCATCCTTTTCAATGTGCTAGTCTCTCAAGGGCTGGGCCTCGCACTTGGGGCCATTCTTATGGATGTAAAGCAGGCCACAACACTGGCTTCAGTGACAATGCTTGTGTTTTTACTAGCCGGCGGCTACTACATTCAGCACATTCCACCATTCATAGCTTGGTTGAAGTACATTTCTTTTAGTTACTACTGTTATAAGCTTCTGTTGGGAGTTCAGTACTCAGTAAATGAAGTTTATGAGTGTGGATTAGGCATGCATTGCAGAGTAATGGAATTTCCAGCCATTAAGTATCTTGGTCTCAACAATTTATGGTGGGATGTAGCGGCTTTGACAATAATGCTGGTGGGCTACAGGGTTTTGGCTTATGCTGCTCTTAAAATGGGACAACCTCACTGA
- the LOC123214952 gene encoding uncharacterized protein LOC123214952, whose protein sequence is MERQRTSSLFISGFVLITVLYFIPSCPAARLLYSPPQNSPVGEGPGHNQSKSGAKPSISDHSGSANGDAPPSVPPPPSFETTYETVRNVSQSPPVTAVGQNNVTEQQYTSPPPPAPSSYSGTCAYERYDSYGNRHIIITRCNISYQPPPPPEYEGNGDYP, encoded by the exons ATGGAGAGGCAGAGGACTTCTTCTCTTTTCATTTCCGGATTTGTCTTAATCACAGTTCTCTATTTCATCCCAAGTTGCCCTGCGGCAAGATTATTATATTCTCCTCCTCAAAAct CTCCTGTTGGTGAAGGTCCTGGACATAACCAAAGTAAAAGTGGCGCAAAACCTAGTATATCGGATCATAGTGGTTCTGCCAATGGTGATGCTCCGCCTTCTGTGCCACCTCCCCCCTCATTTGAAACAACTTATGAGACGGTAAGAAATGTGAGTCAATCTCCACCGGTTACTGCTGTAGGTCAAAATAATGTGACTGAGCAACAATACACCTCTCCTCCTCCTCCTGCTCCGAGTAGTTACAGTGGGACTTGTGCGTATGAAAGATATGACTCTTATGGTAATAGACATATTATTATCACTCGTTGCAATATTAGTTACCAACCTCCGCCTCCGCCGGAGTATGAAGGGAACGGTGATTACCCGTAG